In one window of Drosophila ananassae strain 14024-0371.13 chromosome XR, ASM1763931v2, whole genome shotgun sequence DNA:
- the LOC6505262 gene encoding vitellogenin-3 has translation MSLRLCLLACLLVAAAQASKDSSSMQLKPTQWLSASELENVPSLNDITWEQLENEPLEKGAKLIEKIYHVGQIKHDLTPSFVPSPSNVPVWIIKSNGDRVEAKLNNYVEVAKGQNGFAQDEVTIVLTGLPQNSPAAKKAMRKLVQAYVQRYNLQQQQKNAQEQQQQLKSKDYDYTSSEEQADQWKSAKTASGDLIIIDLGSTLTNFKRYAMLDVTNTGAMIAQTLIELTNKGVPQEIIHVIGQGIAAHVAGAAGNEFTAQTGHKLRRITGLDPAKLLSKRPQTLVGLSRGDADFVDVIHTSAFAMGTPIRCGDVDFYPNGPSVAVPGSENVIEAVARATRYFAESVRPGSERNFPAVPANSLQQYKQQDGFGKRAYMGLQTDFDLRGDYILEVNAKSPFGQRTPAYKQTTYHGVHRNQN, from the exons ATGAGTCTTCGTCTGTGCCTATTGGCCTGCCTCCTGGTGGCGGCGGCCCAAGCCTCCAAGGATTCCTCCTCCATGCAGCTGAAGCCCACCCAGTGGCTGTCCGCCTCCGAACTGGAAAATGTGCCGTCCCTCAACGACATCACCTGGGAGCAGTTGGAGAACGAGCCCCTCGAGAAGGGTGCCAAGCTGATTGAGAAAATCT ACCATGTTGGCCAAATCAAGCACGATCTGACCCCCAGCTTTGTGCCCAGCCCCAGCAACGTCCCTGTCTGGATCATCAAGTCCAACGGCGATCGTGTGGAGGCTAAGCTGAACAACTatgtggaggttgccaagggCCAAAACGGATTCGCCCAGGATGAGGTGACCATTGTCCTTACCGGCCTGCCCCAGAACAGCCCTGCCGCCAAGAAGGCCATGCGCAAGCTTGTCCAGGCTTACGTCCAGCGCTACAacctccagcagcagcagaagaacgcccaggagcagcagcagcagctcaaGAGCAAGGACTACGACTACACcagcagcgaggagcaggCTGACCAGTGGAAATCGGCCAAGACCGCCAGCGGCGATTTGATC ATCATTGACCTCGGCTCGACCCTGACTAACTTCAAGCGCTACGCTATGCTGGATGTGACCAACACCGGTGCCATGATCGCCCAGACTCTGATCGAGCTGACCAACAAGGGTGTGCCCCAGGAGATCATCCATGTGATTGGACAGGGTATCGCCGCTCATGTGGCCGGAGCTGCCGGTAACGAGTTCACCGCCCAAACCGGACACAAGCTGCGCCGCATCACCGGCCTGGACCCCGCCAAGCTGCTCTCCAAGCGCCCCCAGACCCTGGTCGGACTATCCCGCGGCGATGCCGACTTCGTCGATGTCATCCACACCTCGGCCTTCGCCATGGGCACCCCCATCCGTTGCGGTGATGTTGACTTCTATCCCAATGGACCCTCCGTGGCTGTTCCCGGCTCCGAGAATGTGATCGAGGCTGTTGCCCGTGCCACCCGCTACTTCGCCGAGTCCGTCCGTCCCGGCAGCGAGCGCAACTTCCCCGCCGTTCCCGCCAACTCCCTGCAGCAGTACAAGCAGCAGGATGGCTTCGGCAAGCGCGCCTACATGGGTCTCCAGACCGATTTCGATCTCCGCGGCGACTACATCCTGGAGGTCAACGCCAAGAGCCCCTTCGGCCAGCGCACTCCTGCCTACAAGCAGACCACCTACCACGGTGTCCACCGCAACCAGAACTAG
- the LOC6505260 gene encoding probable RNA 3'-terminal phosphate cyclase-like protein → MPPVAQEGNCLIYRGSNFLKQRLILSCLSGKPVKITQIRSEDETAPGLREYEISLIRLLDKITNGTKIELNPAGTSVMFSPGLLHGGPIHHDCCVQRGIGYYLDALIALGPFCKNPLQCNLRGVTNSKDSPSVDHIKGAALTLLKRFLLVDEGLELKVIRRGVAPLGGGEIVFRCPVRKSLRAIQFQAQGMVKRIRGTVYACKVSPAMANRTVEAAKGCMLKFLPDVYIYTDQNKGKMSGNSPGFGICLIAETTDGVCFAADGCSNTREESDTPSIPEDLGQEVAMRLLDEIYRGGCVDSSYQWLAALYMALGQKHVSKFLTGALSTYTVHFLQHLRDFFSITFKLENPEAEDDDVEDGDVRGAQKVLMACVGIGYTNINKRVN, encoded by the exons ATGCCGCCCGTTGCCCAGGAGGGCAATTGCCTGATTTACCGCGGCAGTAACTTCCTCAAACAGCGCCTGATCCTCTCCTGCCTGTCCGGGAAACCCGTGAAGATTACCCAAATACGCTCCGAGGATGAAACGGCGCCCGGCTTGAGGGAGTACGAGATCAGCCTGATCCGGCTGCTGGACAAGATCACTAACGGCACAAAAATCGAACTGAATCCGGCGGGCACTAGTGTCATGTTCTCACCGGGTCTGCTCCATGGCGGACCCATCCATCACGATTGCTGTGTGCAGCGCGGCATCGGCTACTATTTGGATGCCCTGATAGCCTTGGGCCCGTTCTGCAAGAATCCTCTACAGTGCAACCTGCGCGGGGTGACCAACAGCAAGGACTCACCGTCAGTGGACCACATCAAGGGTGCTGCCTTGACGCTTCTCAAGAGGTTCCTTCTGGTGGACGAGGGCCTGGAACTGAAAGTCATCCGACGAGGAGTCGCTCCTCTGGGCGGCGGTGAGATTGTGTTCCGGTGCCCAGTCCGGAAGAGTCTCCGGGCCATTCAGTTCCAAGCCCAGGGCATGGTGAAGCGGATCCGGGGCACGGTTTACGCCTGCAAGGTGTCCCCGGCAATGGCCAATCGCACCGTGGAAGCGGCCAAGGGCTGCATGCTCAAGTTCCTGCCCGATGTCTACATATACACCGACCAGAACAAGGGCAAGATGTCCGGGAACTCGCCCGGCTTTGGAATCTGTCTGATTGCGGAGACCACAGACGGTGTGTGCTTCGCCGCCGATGGCTGTTCCAACACGAGAGAGGAATCG gaCACTCCTTCCATACCCGAGGACCTGGGCCAGGAGGTGGCCATGCGACTGCTGGACGAGATCTATCGCGGCGGCTGTGTGGACTCCAGCTACCAATGGCTGGCAGCTCTCTACATGGCTCTGGGCCAGAAACATGTCTCCAAATTTCTAACAG GTGCTCTGTCCACATACACTGTCCACTTCCTGCAGCATTTGCGCGACTTCTTCTCCATTACGTTCAAGCTGGAGAACCCCGAGGCGGAGGACGACGACGTGGAGGATGGGGATGTCCGTGGTGCCCAGAAAGTGCTGATGGCGTGTGTGGGGATCGGATACACGAACATCAATAAGCGTGTTAATTAA
- the LOC6505007 gene encoding gametocyte-specific factor 1 homolog has product MTTKNKLDISGPNFETYIVCPYDSVHRLLPTRLAWHLTRCARNHPGSKMVHCPFNNTHVYSVKDIQSHIGECPNRSHLERYIRPDKLPPAEPRAREFTVESTEDWDAEPPVESYDPRAYCEAKFVIRNPQGAPPAARREFRERERRRFLEHSKF; this is encoded by the exons ATGACAACGAAGAATAAGTTGGACATTTCTGGCCCTAATTTCGAAACGTACATCGTCTGCCCGTACGACAGTGTCCATCGTTTGTTACCAACGCGCCTGGCCTGGCACTTAACCCGTTGCGCCCGCAATCATCCTGGCTCCAAAATGGTTCACTGTCCCTTCAACAATACCCACGTTTATTCCGTTAAAGACATCCAG agtcATATCGGTGAATGCCCCAACCGCTCGCATCTGGAACGGTATATACGTCCGGATAAGTTACCACCTGCAGAACCACGAGCCCGCGAATTTACGGTCGAGTCTACGGAGGATTGGGATGCCGAACCGCCGGTGGAGTCGTACGATCCGCGAGCCTATTGCGAGGCAAAGTTTGTCATACGGAATCCGCAAGGTGCTCCACCGGCAGCCCGCCGTGAATTTCGGGAACGTGAACGCCGGCGCTTTCTTGAACACTCCAAGTTTTAA
- the LOC6505008 gene encoding programmed cell death protein 4 isoform X1, whose protein sequence is MEVESNNKRATNGRHSASPEGSDSKESSVERELNGEIQAVELNGSGSGSHANGHIKKPLPVEDGRIKRKAKRLIQRQNSGSGGGGGGGSPSQTNGNGASASSTLVGNGILTATGGYVVPHRRWKNSRRSRNLNRGRGLPKKGGAGGKGVWGLPGSEALAEVYEDENDPNYDSECNDRNVELREVITEITPVEFFKLAEPIVLEYFEHGDTHEVAVSFDEILQGPLREHITSILVEISMDHKDSQREMTSVLISDLYGRVITGKDIEKGFNMLLSNLPDLILDTPEAPIILGNFMARAVADDCIPPKFVAKSTADLELLELGEHAEQALRRADSLLHKQGWAHLDNVWGMGGPLRPVKTITKQMELLLKEYQSSRDVAEAQRCLRALEVPHYHHELVYEAIVMTLESLSQTTEEAMCELLKQLDLTCLVLPAGMEQGFMRVFDDMADIVLDVPLAYIILDRFVERCNRAGFLTDKIINNMPSRGRKRFVSEGDGGHVKPATLPIRD, encoded by the exons ATGGAGGTGGAATCGAATAACAAACGCGCCACCAACGGGCGTCACTCCGCCTCCCCGGAGGGATCTGATTCCAAGGAGAGTTCCGTGGAACGTGAACTCAACGGCGAGATCCAGGCGGTGGAGCTAAacggaagtggaagtggaagcCATGCCAATGGGCACATTAAGAAGCCGCTGCCAGTGGAGGATGGAAGGATCAAGCGGAAGGCCAAGCGGCTCATCCAAAGACAGAACAGCGgcagtggaggaggaggaggag GTGGATCTCCCAGCCAGACGAATGGAAATGGAGCCTCTGCCAGCTCCACGCTGGTCGGCAACGGCATCCTAACCGCTACCGGTGGCTATGTGGTGCCCCATCGCCGCTGGAAGAACAGTCGTCGTTCCAGGAATCTGAACCGTGGACGCGGTCTACCCAAGAAGGGCGGTGCCGGTGGCAAGGGTGTTTGGGGTCTGCCCGGTTCGGAGGCACTGGCCGAGGTCTATGAGGACGAGAATGATCCCAACTATGATAGCGAGTGTAATGACCGGAATGTAGAGTTGCGGGAGGTGATTACAGAGATCACACCCGTGGAGTTCTTCAAGCTGGCGGAGCCCATTGTCCTGGAGTATTTCGAGCATGGGGACACCCACGAGGTGGCCGTCAGCTTCGATGAGATACTGCAGGGACCGTTGCGAGAGCACATCACCAGCATCCTGGTCGAGATCTCCATGGATCACAAGGACTCGCAGCGCGAGATGACCTCCGTACTGATCTCGGATCTCTATGGACGCGTCATCACCGGCAAGGATATCGAGAAGGGCTTCAATATGTTGCTGTCAAATCTACCGGATCTCATCCTGGACACCCCAGAGGCGCCCATCATTCTGGGCAACTTTATGGCCCGTGCCGTGGCCGATGATTGCATTCCCCCGAAGTTTGTCGCCAAATCGACGGCCGATCTGGAGCTCCTGGAACTGGGCGAGCATGCCGAGCAGGCCCTTCGTCGGGCCGACTCGCTGCTCCATAAGCAGGGCTGGGCCCATCTGGACAATGTGTGGGGCATGGGTGGGCCGTTGCGTCCCGTCAAGACCATTACCAAGCAGATGGAGCTGCTGCTGAAGGAGTACCAATCGTCCAGGGATGTCGCCGAGGCGCAGCGCTGTCTGCGGGCCCTCGAGGTGCCGCACTATCATCACGAACTGGTCTACGAAGCCATTGTCATGACGCTGGAGTCCCTCAGCCAGACCACCGAGGAGGCCATGTGTGAGCTGCTCAAGCAGCTGGATCTCACCTGCCTGGTGCTGCCAGCGGGCATGGAGCAG GGCTTCATGCGGGTCTTCGATGACATGGCCGATATCGTTCTGGATGTTCCACTGGCGTACATCATACTTGACCGGTTTGTCGAGCGTTGCAATCGCGCTGGCTTCCTCACCGACAAGATAATCAACAATATGCCATCGCG CGGTCGCAAGCGTTTCGTCTCGGAGGGCGATGGAGGACATGTGAAGCCGGCCACTCTGCCAATACgcgactaa
- the LOC6505008 gene encoding programmed cell death protein 4 isoform X2, producing MEVESNNKRATNGRHSASPEGSDSKESSVERELNGEIQAVELNGSGSGSHANGHIKKPLPVEDGRIKRKAKRLIQRQNSGSGGGGGSPSQTNGNGASASSTLVGNGILTATGGYVVPHRRWKNSRRSRNLNRGRGLPKKGGAGGKGVWGLPGSEALAEVYEDENDPNYDSECNDRNVELREVITEITPVEFFKLAEPIVLEYFEHGDTHEVAVSFDEILQGPLREHITSILVEISMDHKDSQREMTSVLISDLYGRVITGKDIEKGFNMLLSNLPDLILDTPEAPIILGNFMARAVADDCIPPKFVAKSTADLELLELGEHAEQALRRADSLLHKQGWAHLDNVWGMGGPLRPVKTITKQMELLLKEYQSSRDVAEAQRCLRALEVPHYHHELVYEAIVMTLESLSQTTEEAMCELLKQLDLTCLVLPAGMEQGFMRVFDDMADIVLDVPLAYIILDRFVERCNRAGFLTDKIINNMPSRGRKRFVSEGDGGHVKPATLPIRD from the exons ATGGAGGTGGAATCGAATAACAAACGCGCCACCAACGGGCGTCACTCCGCCTCCCCGGAGGGATCTGATTCCAAGGAGAGTTCCGTGGAACGTGAACTCAACGGCGAGATCCAGGCGGTGGAGCTAAacggaagtggaagtggaagcCATGCCAATGGGCACATTAAGAAGCCGCTGCCAGTGGAGGATGGAAGGATCAAGCGGAAGGCCAAGCGGCTCATCCAAAGACAGAACAGCGgcagtggaggaggag GTGGATCTCCCAGCCAGACGAATGGAAATGGAGCCTCTGCCAGCTCCACGCTGGTCGGCAACGGCATCCTAACCGCTACCGGTGGCTATGTGGTGCCCCATCGCCGCTGGAAGAACAGTCGTCGTTCCAGGAATCTGAACCGTGGACGCGGTCTACCCAAGAAGGGCGGTGCCGGTGGCAAGGGTGTTTGGGGTCTGCCCGGTTCGGAGGCACTGGCCGAGGTCTATGAGGACGAGAATGATCCCAACTATGATAGCGAGTGTAATGACCGGAATGTAGAGTTGCGGGAGGTGATTACAGAGATCACACCCGTGGAGTTCTTCAAGCTGGCGGAGCCCATTGTCCTGGAGTATTTCGAGCATGGGGACACCCACGAGGTGGCCGTCAGCTTCGATGAGATACTGCAGGGACCGTTGCGAGAGCACATCACCAGCATCCTGGTCGAGATCTCCATGGATCACAAGGACTCGCAGCGCGAGATGACCTCCGTACTGATCTCGGATCTCTATGGACGCGTCATCACCGGCAAGGATATCGAGAAGGGCTTCAATATGTTGCTGTCAAATCTACCGGATCTCATCCTGGACACCCCAGAGGCGCCCATCATTCTGGGCAACTTTATGGCCCGTGCCGTGGCCGATGATTGCATTCCCCCGAAGTTTGTCGCCAAATCGACGGCCGATCTGGAGCTCCTGGAACTGGGCGAGCATGCCGAGCAGGCCCTTCGTCGGGCCGACTCGCTGCTCCATAAGCAGGGCTGGGCCCATCTGGACAATGTGTGGGGCATGGGTGGGCCGTTGCGTCCCGTCAAGACCATTACCAAGCAGATGGAGCTGCTGCTGAAGGAGTACCAATCGTCCAGGGATGTCGCCGAGGCGCAGCGCTGTCTGCGGGCCCTCGAGGTGCCGCACTATCATCACGAACTGGTCTACGAAGCCATTGTCATGACGCTGGAGTCCCTCAGCCAGACCACCGAGGAGGCCATGTGTGAGCTGCTCAAGCAGCTGGATCTCACCTGCCTGGTGCTGCCAGCGGGCATGGAGCAG GGCTTCATGCGGGTCTTCGATGACATGGCCGATATCGTTCTGGATGTTCCACTGGCGTACATCATACTTGACCGGTTTGTCGAGCGTTGCAATCGCGCTGGCTTCCTCACCGACAAGATAATCAACAATATGCCATCGCG CGGTCGCAAGCGTTTCGTCTCGGAGGGCGATGGAGGACATGTGAAGCCGGCCACTCTGCCAATACgcgactaa
- the LOC6505259 gene encoding mediator of RNA polymerase II transcription subunit 20: MGVTVLQPYPLPEGKSGAHIIDQLGKRLLSLGATHAGQFLVDCESFISTPQPHNGAPGRAVHVLHNSEYPASTFSIIDNGTGKQVALVADNIFDLLMLKMTNTFTSKKQTKIESRGARFEYGDFVIKLGSVTMMDHFKGILVEIEYKSCVILAYCWEMIREVLQGFLGISVSKDFPSYFAPQTIMTPMGQQQLHTKHNDIYEPMDTVKQYLETFTNYRKQVHSGMGGNTVGQPMHMSPSMAGLSRP, from the exons ATGGGAGTTACTGTCCTGCAACCGTATCCGCTGCCAGAGGGTAAATCCGGTGCGCACATAATCGACCAGCTGGGGAAAAGGCTGCTCTCGCTGGGCGCCACGCATGCCGGCCAGTTCCTGGTGGACTGTGAGAGTTTTATTTCCACTCCCCAGCCCCACAATGGGGCGCCAGGACGAGCCGTTCATGTCCTTCACAATTCCGAGTATCCCGCCTCGACGTTTTCCATCATCGACAACGGAACCGGGAAACAGGTCGCCCTGGTGGCGGACAACATCTTCGATCTCCTGATGCTCAAGATGACCAACACCTTCACCTCCAAGAAACAGACGAAGATCGAGTCGCGCGGCGCTCGTTTCGAGTATGGGGATTTCGTGATCAAGCTCGGCTCCGTCACCATGATGGACCACTTTAAG GGAATCCTGGTGGAGATCGAATACAAATCCTGCGTTATTCTGGCCTACTGCTGGGAGATGATCCGTGAAGTGCTTCAGGGCTTTCTGGGAATTTCCGTTTCCAAGGATTTCCCCTCATACTTCGCCCCGCAAACGATCATGACGCCGATGggccagcagcagctccacACGAAGCACAACGACATCTATGAGCCCATGGACACGGTGAAGCAATACCTGGAAACGTTCACCAACTACCGGAAACAGGTGCACAGCGGCATGGGCGGGAATACGGTGGGCCAGCCCATGCACATGTCGCCATCGATGGCGGGCCTGAGTAGACCCTGA
- the LOC6505009 gene encoding gamma-tubulin complex component 3 — protein MSQPMPLGSQDQLVLQNTALADILSDLCIVIQGRRTPDEHEGTLVRANHHISSNLTLPICERECVQRIVSKLNTGSHPDDNESPGDLFLKVYRKLLAVKIDSNLRHSLMCFLLTLADKSMELKSINGTGAGGDNLKHTLGIRNPSSSTHSINGSTSSHSSRQNGSVGIYSYDATQSSVGFGRQPLPDYMTNMKAQKNLEATQDIVMNAIYSFTGVQGKYLKKDVVSGRFKLDPVNAKTLSPVQAGMLLRLSELGYYHDRVAKFADVTTGFNAMGCMGQAFISKLKEELMEFHGQVAVLHDELTKFRDNQLRQHIEKDRSWMEKTEPGALGEVTLLKLLAWYVTPLHRMQWLTKIADTCQLRKGGELASAVFNYLDNGNSMVNELASSLLTAICGPLVRMISKWMLEGGICDSYGEFFVESLNEVGADRLWHDKFRLRVNMMPKFITLELADKILKTGKSINFLREICEMTELVRGREELKELMNNNVSHIFSYVQDTNWHAAVETCYQQTSKHVLDIMVGPHKLLDHLHGMRRYLLLGQGDFVSILIENMKDELERKGTDIYAHDLSAMLDAALRCTNAQYDDPEILNHLDVVVQTPFPGDCGWDIISLQYIVQGPLATMLEPTMPTYKALFKPLWRMKHMEFVLSMKIWKEQMGNSKILRMMNPEIGKASYRLHLFTSEIMHFIHQMQYYVLFEVIECNWVELQKKMVQATALDDILEAHEKFLKTITVGCFVNTMTDMERHLETVYENIIGLENWQSAFYKECFKELDARKALAKKVMESEASGQFGLTADEIFERDHERKQFDERVSIACRGLDDIAIAYEKAVSGFLLALNSNNDPNLQLFGTRLDFNEYYKKRDTNLSKPLTFEHMRMSSVFSTSNKLSHSSRFVIHPQASKE, from the exons ATGTCGCAACCGATGCCGTTGGGTAGCCAGGATCAGCTGGTTCTCCAAAACACAGCACTAGCCGATATCCTTTCCGATTTGTGCATCGTCATTCAAGGCAGGCGGACGCCCGACGAACATG AAGGCACGCTGGTACGTGCTAATCACCATATAAGCTCGAACCTGACCCTACCCATTTGCGAACGAGAGTGCGTCCAGAGGATTGTGAGCAAACTGAACACCGGGTCGCATCCCGACGACAACGAAAGTCCCGGCGATCTCTTCCTGAAAGTCTACCGCAAGCTGCTGGCGGTGAAAATCGACTCGAATCTCAGGCACTCATTGATGTGCTTCCTGCTGACCCTGGCGGACAAATCCATGGAGCTGAAATCTATTAACGGAACTGGGGCCGGTGGCGACAACCTGAAGCATACATTGGGCATCCGGAACCCCAGCTCCTCAACGCACAGCATCAACGGCTCGACATCGAGCCACTCGTCCCGTCAGAATGGCAGCGTTGGGATCTACAGCTACGATGCCACACAGTCGAGTGTGGGCTTCGGTAGACAGCCCCTGCCCGACTACATGACGAACATGAAGGCCCAGAAGAATCTGGAAGCCACGCAGGACATCGTGATGAATGCCATCTACTCGTTCACCGGCGTCCAGGGAAAGTATCTAAAGAAGGATGTGGTCTCGGGTCGCTTCAAGCTCGATCCGGTGAACGCCAAGACCCTGTCTCCGGTTCAGGCCGGCATGCTGTTGCGGCTATCCGAGCTGGGCTACTACCACGATCGGGTGGCCAAGTTCGCGGACGTGACCACCGGCTTCAATGCCATGGGCTGCATGGGTCAGGCCTTCATATCGAAGCTCAAGGAGGAGCTAATGGAGTTCCACGGCCAGGTGGCGGTGCTCCATGACGAGCTGACCAAGTTCCGGGATAATCAGCTGCGCCAGCACATCGAGAAGGACCGGAGCTGGATGGAGAAGACAGAGCCGGGGGCACTGGGTGAAGTGACGCTGCTGAAGCTGCTGGCCTGGTATGTGACGCCGTTGCATCGGATGCAGTGGCTCACAAAGATCGCCGACACCTGCCAGCTGCGCAAGGGCGGGGAACTGGCCTCCGCTGTCTTCAACTACCTGGACAATGGCAACTCGATGGTGAACGAATTGGCCAGTTCGCTGCTCACCGCCATATGTGGTCCCCTCGTCCGGATGATCTCCAAGTGGATGCTGGAGGGCGGCATATGCGACAGTTACGGGGAGTTCTTTGTGGAGTCACTGAACGAAGTAGGAGCGGACCGACTCTGGCACGATAAGTTCAGGCTGAGGGTCAACATGATGCCCAAGTTCATAACCCTGGAGCTGGCCGACAAGATCCTCAAAACGGGCAAGAGTATTAACTTCCTGCGGGAGATATGCGAGATGACGGAACTGGTCAGGGGTCGGGAGGAGCTCAAGGAGCTCATGAACAACAATG TTTCGCACATATTCTCGTATGTGCAGGACACCAATTGGCATGCCGCGGTGGAGACATGCTACCAGCAGACCTCCAAGCATGTCCTGGACATCATGGTGGGTCCCCACAAGCTGCTGGATCATCTGCACGGAATGCGTCGCTACTTGCTCCTGGGCCAGGGCGATTTTGTCAGCATTCTCATTGAGAATATGAA GGATGAGCTGGAGCGGAAGGGCACTGATATATACGCCCACGATCTCTCGGCCATGCTGGACGCAGCTCTGCGCTGCACCAACGCCCAGTACGACGATCCGGAGATACTGAACCACCTGGATGTGGTGGTGCAGACCCCCTTCCCCGGCGACTGCGGCTGGGACATCATCTCGCTGCAGTACATCGTCCAGGGACCACTGGCCACCATGCTGGAGCCAACGATGCCCACCTACAAGGCCCTCTTCAAGCCCCTCTGGCGGATGAAGCACATGGAATTTGTGCTCTCCATGAAGATCTGGAAGGAGCAGATGGGCAACTCCAAG ATCCTTCGCATGATGAACCCCGAGATTGGAAAAGCCTCCTACCGCCTTCACCTGTTTACCTCCGAGATTATGCACTTCATCCACCAGATGCAGTATTATGTGCTCTTCGAGGTCATCGAGTGCAACTGGGTGGAGCTGCAGAAGAAAATGGTGCAGGCCACCGCCCTGGACGACATCCTGGAGGCTCACGAGAAGTTCCTCAAGACGATCACCGTGGGCTGTTTTGTAAACACGATGACGGACATGGAGCGGCACCTGGAGACGGTCTACGAGAACATCATTGGCCTGGAGAACTGGCAGTCGGCGTTCTATAAGGAGTGCTTCAAGGAGCTCGATGCACGGAAAGCCCTGGCCAAGAAGGTGATGGAGTCGGAGGCGAGTGGCCAGTTTGGTCTGACCGCCGATGAGATATTCGAGCGGGACCACGAGCGCAAGCAATTCGACGAGCGGGTGTCCATCGCCTGCCGGGGACTGGACGACATTGCCATTGCCTACGAGAAGGCGGTCAGTGGCTTTCTGCTGGCCCTCAACTCCAATAACGATCCCAACCTGCAGCTGTTCGGCACCCGATTGGACTTCAACGAGTACTACAAGAAGCGGGACACCAACCTGAGCAAGCCCCTCACCTTCGAGCACATGCGGATGAGCAGTGTCTTCTCCACGTCCAACAAGTTGAGCCACAGCAGCCGGTTCGTGATCCATCCCCAGGCCTCCAAGGAATAG
- the LOC6505258 gene encoding peroxisomal multifunctional enzyme type 2, with protein MSLQSDAVFQKIIDGLKDNEAKAKSVNGVFLYKITKGGKVAKEWTLDCKNAKAYEGPAQGVKVDTTLTVADEDMVDIALGKLNPQAAFMKGKLKIAGNIMLTQKLAPLLKTDAKL; from the exons atGTCGCTGCAGTCGGACGCCGTTTTCCAGAAAATCATCGATGGACTGAAGGATAACGAGGCCAAGGCCAAGTCGGTCAACGGAGTGTTCCTCTACAAGATCACCAAGGGCGGCAAGGTGGCCAAGGAGTGGA CTCTGGACTGCAAGAACGCCAAGGCGTACGAGGGACCCGCCCAGGGCGTCAAGGTGGACACCACCCTGACCGTGGCCGACGAGGACATGGTGGACATTGCCCTGGGCAAGCTGAACCCCCAGGCTGCCTTCATGAAGGGCAAGCTGAAGATCGCCGGCAACATCATGCTCACCCAGAAGCTGGCCCCCCTCCTCAAGACCGATGCCAAGTTGTAA
- the LOC6505257 gene encoding probable methylthioribulose-1-phosphate dehydratase, whose amino-acid sequence MSLSIFKDLPEEHPRHLIPSLCRQFYHLGWVTGTGGGMSIKHNDEIYIAPSGVQKERMQPEDLFVQDITGKDLQLPPEIRGLKKSQCTPLFMLAYQHRGAGAVIHTHSQHAVMATLLWPGKTFRCTHLEMIKGVYDEADKRYLRYDEELVVPIIENTPFERDLADSMYAAMMEYPGCSAILVRRHGVYVWGQTWEKAKTMSECYDYLFSIAVEMKKAGIDPEKFEST is encoded by the exons ATGTCGCTCTCCATCTTCAAAGATTTACCCGAGGAGCACCCTCGCCACCTGATCCCCTCGCTCTGCAGGCAGTTCTACCACCTGGGATGGGTTACCGGCACCGGCGGTGGCATGAGCATCAAGCACAA TGACGAGATCTACATAGCACCATCGGGCGTCCAAAAGGAGCGCATGCAGCCGGAGGATCTGTTTGTGCAGGACATCACCGGCAAGGACCTGCAGCTTCCGCCAGAGATCAGGGGTCTGAAGAAGAGCCAGTGCACCCCGCTCTTTATGCTGGCCTACCAGCACCGCGGCGCCGGAGCCGTCATCCACACACATTCCCAGCACGCGGTCATGGCCACCCTGCTCTGGCCCGGCAAGACCTTCCGGTGCACCCACCTGGAGATGATCAAGGGAGTCTACGACGAGGCGGACAAGCGATACCTGCGCTACGACGAGGAGCTGGTGGTGCCCATTATCGAGAACACGCCCTTTGAACGTGATCTGGCGGACAGCATGTATGCGGCCATGATGGAGTATCCAGGCTGCAGTGCCATCCTGGTTCGCCGGCACGGTGTCTACGTTTGGGGACAGACCTGGGAGAAGGCCAAGACCAT GTCGGAGTGCTACGACTATCTGTTCTCCATCGCCGTGGAAATGAAGAAAGCAGGAATCGATCCGGAGAAGTTCGAGAGCACTTAG